The following proteins are encoded in a genomic region of Xenopus laevis strain J_2021 chromosome 3L, Xenopus_laevis_v10.1, whole genome shotgun sequence:
- the tex9.L gene encoding testis-expressed protein 9 isoform X2 has protein sequence MDSSLAKKTKCANGQSLPMTPKKPTQDSLLAKEEEYKRLNAELEAKTAELVREAEEVMREQQELLSKPALTQVQLFDEDDDENLLKLLSPEVPTLTLSHVKNHSKPDTKSSARSRPPSANKGKNIISRARPRTTDTKAADNVAIPIDLTDFSLAKTISKIECDLEKGQLPENPEDDIIPGMNNDIGAEAQIRFLKAKLRVMQEELDTISHECNKKDDENRNLTSRLKEVEEDRARLQRSANIQQTQAEKYKALSEEAHKKSDTLQHQLTSLEKELENFKRIQKQSASSQSATEVRLNRALEEAEKYKTELNKLKQSNKDTANQEKKKIEELKLENQKLEKQKAELMAGFKKQLKLIDILKRQKMHIESAKMLSFTEEEFMKALEWGN, from the exons gcaaagaaaacaaaatgtgctAATGGGCAGTCGCTACCTATGACACCCAAAAAACCCACCCAAGACAGCCTGTTAGCTAAAGAAGAAGAGTATAA ACGGTTAAATGCAGAGCTAGAAGCAAAGACAGCTGAATTAGTCCGTGAAGCAGAAGAGGTGATG CGGGAACAACAAGAACTTTTGTCAAAGCCAGCACTAACACAAGTTCAGCTGtttgatgaagatgatgatgaaaaCCTGTT AAAATTGCTTTCCCCAGAAGTACCAACTTTAACACTCTCACATGTCAAG AACCATAGCAAGCCTGATACAAAATCATCAGCTCGGAGCAGACCACCTTCTGCAAATAAAGGGAAGAACATAATTTCTAG GGCTAGACCAAGAACTACAGACACAAAAGCAGCTGACAACGTTGCAATCCCAATTGACTTAACCGATTTCTCCCTTGCAAAAACTATTAGTAAGATTGAATGTGATCTGGAGAAAGGGCAACTACCAGAGAACCCTGAAGATGATATAATTCCAGGAATGAATAATGACATTGGAGCAG AAGCACAGATAAGATTTCTGAAAGCAAAGCTGCGAGTCATGCAAGAGGAACTAGATACCATTAGTCATGAATGCAATAAGAag GATGATGAAAATCGCAATCTCACATCAAGACTAAAAGAGGTCGAGGAGGATCGTGCACGATTACAGAGATCTGCTAACATACAACAGACTCAGGCTGAGAAGTATAAAGCTTTATCTGAAGAAGCTCATAAGAAAAGTGATACCTTACAGCATCAGCTGACTTCCTTAGAGAAG GAGCTGGAGAATTTCAAGCGAATACAGAAGCAGTCGGCATCTAGTCAGAGTGCCACCGAGGTTCGTTTGAACAGGGCTCTCGAGGAGGCTGAAAAGTATAAAACGGAGCTTAATAAACTGAAACAGAGTAACAAg GATACTGCCAACCAAGAGAAGAAAAAGATTGAGGAACTCAAACTTGAAAACCAGAAGCTGGAGAAGCAGAAAGCAGAGCTGATGGCTGGATTCAAGAAACAGCTCAAATTAATAGatattttaaaaagacaaaag atgCATATTGAGTCTGCAAAGATGCTGTCCTTCACGGAAGAAGAGTTTATGAAGGCGTTGGAGTGGGGGAATTAA
- the tex9.L gene encoding testis-expressed protein 9 isoform X3, with the protein MTPKKPTQDSLLAKEEEYKRLNAELEAKTAELVREAEEVMREQQELLSKPALTQVQLFDEDDDENLLKLLSPEVPTLTLSHVKNHSKPDTKSSARSRPPSANKGKNIISRARPRTTDTKAADNVAIPIDLTDFSLAKTISKIECDLEKGQLPENPEDDIIPGMNNDIGAEAQIRFLKAKLRVMQEELDTISHECNKKDDENRNLTSRLKEVEEDRARLQRSANIQQTQAEKYKALSEEAHKKSDTLQHQLTSLEKELENFKRIQKQSASSQSATEVRLNRALEEAEKYKTELNKLKQSNKDTANQEKKKIEELKLENQKLEKQKAELMAGFKKQLKLIDILKRQKMHIESAKMLSFTEEEFMKALEWGN; encoded by the exons ATGACACCCAAAAAACCCACCCAAGACAGCCTGTTAGCTAAAGAAGAAGAGTATAA ACGGTTAAATGCAGAGCTAGAAGCAAAGACAGCTGAATTAGTCCGTGAAGCAGAAGAGGTGATG CGGGAACAACAAGAACTTTTGTCAAAGCCAGCACTAACACAAGTTCAGCTGtttgatgaagatgatgatgaaaaCCTGTT AAAATTGCTTTCCCCAGAAGTACCAACTTTAACACTCTCACATGTCAAG AACCATAGCAAGCCTGATACAAAATCATCAGCTCGGAGCAGACCACCTTCTGCAAATAAAGGGAAGAACATAATTTCTAG GGCTAGACCAAGAACTACAGACACAAAAGCAGCTGACAACGTTGCAATCCCAATTGACTTAACCGATTTCTCCCTTGCAAAAACTATTAGTAAGATTGAATGTGATCTGGAGAAAGGGCAACTACCAGAGAACCCTGAAGATGATATAATTCCAGGAATGAATAATGACATTGGAGCAG AAGCACAGATAAGATTTCTGAAAGCAAAGCTGCGAGTCATGCAAGAGGAACTAGATACCATTAGTCATGAATGCAATAAGAag GATGATGAAAATCGCAATCTCACATCAAGACTAAAAGAGGTCGAGGAGGATCGTGCACGATTACAGAGATCTGCTAACATACAACAGACTCAGGCTGAGAAGTATAAAGCTTTATCTGAAGAAGCTCATAAGAAAAGTGATACCTTACAGCATCAGCTGACTTCCTTAGAGAAG GAGCTGGAGAATTTCAAGCGAATACAGAAGCAGTCGGCATCTAGTCAGAGTGCCACCGAGGTTCGTTTGAACAGGGCTCTCGAGGAGGCTGAAAAGTATAAAACGGAGCTTAATAAACTGAAACAGAGTAACAAg GATACTGCCAACCAAGAGAAGAAAAAGATTGAGGAACTCAAACTTGAAAACCAGAAGCTGGAGAAGCAGAAAGCAGAGCTGATGGCTGGATTCAAGAAACAGCTCAAATTAATAGatattttaaaaagacaaaag atgCATATTGAGTCTGCAAAGATGCTGTCCTTCACGGAAGAAGAGTTTATGAAGGCGTTGGAGTGGGGGAATTAA